The nucleotide sequence ATCATAGCCATCTAGCTCGGGCATGAGGCGTCACGCTCGGACCTAGGGGTTTTCTCCATCAACTCCGCCCAAGCCGCTCCAACATGGCAGGTGAGCGCTGACCCATGGCGCCCTTGATCAGGGCGTCATTGAAATGTGCCATTTTATGAAATATTTCAATCGGGTTTATTTTTTGTAAAAACTTTTTGAAAAGGGTCATTTTTGTGTTTTTTCATGTTCTTTTTACTACACTGCCGCCCCATGAGAAGCTCGTCAAAGGCGGGAATATGAAATGACATCCCCAGCCGAACTGCCTTCCCTCGCCGTAccacccccttccttcctctcccttcTTTTNNNNNNNNNNNNNNNNNNNNNNNNNNNNNNNNNNNNNNNNNNNNNNNNNNNNNNNNNNNNNNNNNNNNNNNNNNNNNNNNNNNNNNNNNNNNNNNNNNNNNNNNNNNNNNNNNNNNNNNNNNNNNNNNNNNNNNNNNNNNNNNNNNNNNNNNNNNNNNNNNNNNNNNNNNNNNNNNNNNNNNNNNNNNNNNNNNNNNCACCCCATCCCAAATCGCAATTCCGGCCGGTGGATTGCGATGGAAGCCATCGCGGAAGAGCTTGGTGTTTCTGTCGAGGTCCTGCTGCGGGGCCTTCCGCCGCGCCTCCGGCACGCCGCGGATGGCGTCATCCTGCGCCAGTTCGCGCGGCTGGGCTGCCGCGCCGACTACCTTCGAGTCCGCGACCCGGAGACCCCGGATCTGATGCGGCTTCTCCACACCTTCACGCGCGTACGGGGCCATGTGCCCTACATGCCTCTGTGGGATGCATCGAACATCTATCATGCTTTGCTGGAGGAAGGAGGACCGGCGACTTCGCACCATCGCCAGGTCATCATCACGAACCCCGACGTCCTGCTCGCCAAGTACCGCTCCTATCGCGCTATCGTTGAGCAGATGGACCTGCTAGACTCTGTGAGCCAGTCTGTCGAGGAGGTGCTGACCTTGCGTCTGCAAGCACAGTTCGAGGCTTGTGTCGCAGATCTGCGGTCAACCAAGGCAAATCTGCAGCAGCATGCCCGGCGTCTAGTGCTCCTCTATCTTCGCCAAGGTATGCACGCACGATCGGCGACTCAGCCATAATTACTCCATCAGTAATGATACCACCATTTCTCAGTGATCAATGCAAATTTAAGCCTGAAAATCTGGATTAGTGTTTCCTGGGTATTTGATCTTTTGTGGATGAGATGATGAGATGCGATGCCAGTTACATTTTGGTGTCTTATGGTTTCCATTCTTGCTGTCATACTATCATGTTATTGATCCAATGGTGGTGCCATCAGAAGACACGGATTTGTTTCCATGAGTACTTTATTACTTCGAAAGTGTCAGCCAACAAGTGTATGTCTACATGCCCATCGTAATTCTGTCAATCTTTTGGTTAT is from Triticum aestivum cultivar Chinese Spring chromosome 3A, IWGSC CS RefSeq v2.1, whole genome shotgun sequence and encodes:
- the LOC123062779 gene encoding uncharacterized protein, giving the protein MEAIAEELGVSVEVLLRGLPPRLRHAADGVILRQFARLGCRADYLRVRDPETPDLMRLLHTFTRVRGHVPYMPLWDASNIYHALLEEGGPATSHHRQVIITNPDVLLAKYRSYRAIVEQMDLLDSVSQSVEEVLTLRLQAQFEACVADLRSTKANLQQHARRLVLLYLRQGDILEAKHYLQICFPRVSQRIDNNPARAFEAYQLLLTTLQDEFVVFRSRYRKEEGLPPGLTQSANTDRRRTSKLRLTSRRHFLSEGY